The nucleotide window TCTGGATCGCAAACAACAGCATCACGAACAACACGGAAGCAAACTACTTCGCCGACGTGACCAATCTCCGAGCAGACGCGGCCGATTTCCTCGCAACACGCCAGCCGAGTGCGGACCTGCTCGGTCCCGCCGTCGGCGTCGTCGGTGAAACGCTCAATTTCGACGCAAGTGCGAGCCGCGACCCCGGAGGCCGGACACTCCACTTCCATTGGACGGTCGGCGACTTAACTGGCGACCACCCGATCTTCAAACACACTTTCGTCAGGCCCGGTTTTTACCGGCTTGGATTGACGGTTGACAATGGCGCGCTGGCGGATCTCGCGTGGCGGGACCTGATCGTGACCGCACCGGTGAAGGAGGAGATCGGCACGGAAGGCCAGGCTGCGCAATGGGGCTTCGAGCTCGAAGGCAACAATGACGGACGCGGAAAGATGCGCTTCGTCCAGGACGCGGATTCCATCGTTGGCAAGTCGTCACTGCGCTTCACGCCCGATCCGTATCCGGGCATGTACGCCACCGCGATTTTCCCCGGCGCGCGCGATGCGAAATGGGATTTTTCGGCAAAAACAAAAATCCGATTCTGGATCAAGGCGGTGAACCCGAACCTTTCCGGCTTTCAGAATCCCGGGCCGGTGCTCTGGCTCTATTGCAAGGACGGTTCAGTGAAGATCGAACCGTCCAAGGGAAGAAACCTGTTCGGCGACCTTCCGTTCAGCGAGGCGCGCTGGACGTGGATGCCCGTGGAAGTACCGCTGGCCGGCGACGCGGACTGGACGCGCACGGATTCGGGAAGAATCGATTTGAGGCTTGTCACCGGAATCGGTCTTTCGCTTGATTCCTGGGACGCCGAACCGTTCACCATCTGGCTGGACGGATTGAGCGTTGATTGACGTGTTCGATTTCCCCTTTGTTCGGTCGGCCACTTCCCGAAGACGGTTGCATTCTCCAATTCCTTTCCAATGCAGGGACTGTTATCCTCCGTTCATGTTCACCCGCCTTCCATTCGCGTTGTTTGCGCTTTGCATCGCTGGCATCTCGCCCCGGAGCGCGGAATCTGCAAATGCTGCGACCTCGAGGCCGGCCGCGTTGCAGATTGCCACATTCGACATCGATGCCACACCGCCGATTGGTTCGATGATGGCCTACGATCCGGTAACCAATCGCTGGGATCTCGGACTGAGGGCGCGCGGCATCGTATTACTCGGCGCCGGTGAGCCGATCGTGCTTTGTGCGGTGGATTGGATCGGCATAGCCAACGAGGGACAGGACGCCTTCAAAGAGACTCTGGCTCGTGGGGCGCACACGACTCCCCATCGAGTAGCTGTTCACACCTTGCACCAGCACGACGCCCCCGATTGTGATTTTTCGGCAGAGCGCATCCTTAAAGCGGCAGGGCTTGATCCGCGGCAGTACGAAGGCGGGTTCCAACGCCGGATTCTCACCAATCTGGAAACGGCGGTGCGGGAATCCGTGTCGCGGGCGGAGCCGGTCACTGACCTCGGTCTGGGTGAGGCCCGGGTCGAAAAAGTTGCATCGAACCGCCGCATTCTGGGGGCGGATGGCAAGGTCCGCGCGGTTCGTTGGACGGCCACCACGGACCCGCAGGTTCGCGCCGAACCGGAAGGCACGATTGACCCCGTTGTGTCACTCGTGAGTTTTTGGAATGGAGAACGGCCCGTGGCCGTGCTGAGTTACTACGCGACTCATCCCCAGAGTTATTACCGCACCGGAATTCCAAATCCGGATTTCCCCGGAGTCGCGCGTTTCTTCCGCCAGTTGGCAGTCCCGGCGGCTTTGCATGTTCATTTCAACGGCGCAGGAGGCAACATTGGCGCGGGCAAATATAACGACGGTTCTCCAACGAATCGTCTCGTGCTTGCCGAACGGCTAGCCGGCGGGATGCGCCGCGCCTGGGAGAGCACCAAACGCCGGCCCATCTCGGCTGCAGACGTAAGCTGGACGGTCGAGCCCGTATCCATCTCTCCTGCGAAACATCTCAGCATTGAAACACTGGAAACACAATTGAAGGACCGGGATCCGGACTTTCTCGCGCAGGGCGGCGCGTCGCGCCTTGCCTGGTTGCGGCGTTGCCGGGCGAAGCGCCAGATTGATGTTGGCTGTCTCGCGTTGGGCAACGCGCGAATTCTGTACCTTCCGGGCGAACTTTTCGTGGAATACCAACTGGCCGCCAAAGCCGAACGGCCCGGCCGGTTCGTCGCCGTTGCCGCCTATGGAGATTACGCGCCCTGGTATATCGGCACTGCCGTCGCCTACAAAGAAGGCGGTTACGAAACAAGTCCGACGGCTTCAAACGTTGGCCCCGAGGCTGAAGGCGTCCTCCTGTCAGCAATCCGCAAACTGCTCCGGCCCCAACCATGAGTCGAGAGTCCGACTTCTGACGATGGCACCGCGGTTCTCAGTGTGTGGATGCCGCCATCCCGGCCTCCTGTTGAATGCGCCGGCGTTCGGCCATGGATTCCTGAAATACGTGCTCCAGCCGTTCCTCGCTCAATTGCGTGAGCAGCGCCGCCGCGTCCTTCGATTCTCCGTGTTCGACCGCGCGCGACAGCACCTCCGCCTTCGTGGCCCCTCTTTTCTTTCCGAGGAACGGTTTGATGATGAGATAAATCACGTCGCGCGCCGGCATGTAACGCAGGAAACGCCGCAGCAGTTTGAAGGTCTGCACCGGATAATGGAGCAGCTTGTAGATGAACAGATGACGCAATCCCGCCCGGCGCGTGTCGTTGATCAGTTCCCCTTGCAGACAGGTCGGATCAATTGCCGAGCACTTGAAATACTTGTACCAATCGGTCGCCTCGTTGAGCAGGCCGCGTTTCACAAACTCCTGCCACAACGGCGTGCCGCGATAAACGCAAAGCCGGTTGAACCCGAACGTGTCCAGCGGAAGCCTTGCCGCGAAGTCAAAGGTCGCCTTCATGTCCTCGACCGTTTCCCCCGGAATGCCAACCACGAAAAATCCATGGACGATTTCGATGCCCGATTTCTTGGCGTTTCGTATCGCGGTCTCCATTTCCTCCAGCGTCTGCTCCTTTCTCAACCGGTCGAGCATCTTCTGGCTCCCGCTTTCAAGCCCGAACATCAGCGTGCGACAATGGGATTTGGCCATCGCCGGGAACAAATGCTGGGCGACGGAATCCACGCGGCCCTCGCAGCCCCATTGAATCGTGTTGCCCTGCTCGACAAGGCCGTTGCAGATCGCTTCGATCCGTTTCGGTTGCAGAAGGAAGTGGTCGTCCACAAAATACACGGCGCCATACCCCTGCTCCTGCAATTGCTTGAACTCGGCCAGGACATGCTGAGGACTCCGCGAACGCCACTTGCCCTCGTTGAAAATCGGAATGTCGCAGAACACGCATGTCCACGGACAGCCGCGCGAGGTCTGCATCGTCGTGAACCGGTCCAGCGACAGCACCGCAGGAACATCCAGCGGCATGGACTCAACGAAATCCAGAGGCAGGCTTTCGCGGTCCGGAAATGGCCATTGGTCAAGATTGCGATCCGGTTTGCGGTTCGGATTTTCCACGATCTTCCCGTCCTTCATCCAGGTCACGCTCTCGACCGGCGTCGGGTCATCCAGGTGGTTCAAAAGATCGAGGAGCAATTGCTCGCCATCCCCGCGACAGACGAAGTCCACCTCCGGGCATTGCAGCTTGACGAGCGGGGCATTAAGACTGGCGAACACGCCGCCGAACGCCAGTTTCACCTTGCTGTTCGTGGCGCGGATCGTGCGGGCGAGAATTTTCGCGTACGGATAACTGGTCGTGCTCAGAAAACTCAACCCCACGAGGGCCGGCTGCCTTTTATTGATCTCGTCTATGATGACTTCATTGGGTGTGTCGGGATTCGCCTGGTCGAACATCACGCATTCGTGGCCCGCGCGTTTCAACACCGCCGACAGCGACATGATGCCGATCGGCGGGAAGCCCATCACCCGTATGCGCCCGTTCTTTGCGCGGGTCTTGGAGGGAAGGGCGTAGAATTGCGGGTCACGGACATGGATAAGGAATACCAGCATAAGTAGCGACGTTCCGCCCCCGGCGTTTCAATGTCAAAGCTAATATTGGCCCGAGCTCGTCACTCCACCAACGCCGAGAACCAAAGTGTGACCCCGCGCGCTTCGCGCACACATCCTCCGCCCCGGTCAGGCCGTCCACAAGGATTTGAGGCTCTTCCGAAGCGCCGGAAAGGAAGGGGCGCGTGCCGGAAACGCAGAAGCGGATCACGCGCCCCGCTTTGCCGGCGCGAGTTGCAGCTTGATCGTTTTGATTTCAAACGGGTGCAAGTCAAACTGCACCGTGTCGTTGCGAACCTTCAGCGCTCTGCCGGGATCTTCCATC belongs to Candidatus Angelobacter sp. and includes:
- a CDS encoding PKD domain-containing protein gives rise to the protein TNGNHNAPEPGFGHGGIVIVGGPSSHTLVSGNWCHHNNGGGIVFRGDVASKGARWRTQHWIIQQNRLEENRWGIWGRWGDDIWIANNSITNNTEANYFADVTNLRADAADFLATRQPSADLLGPAVGVVGETLNFDASASRDPGGRTLHFHWTVGDLTGDHPIFKHTFVRPGFYRLGLTVDNGALADLAWRDLIVTAPVKEEIGTEGQAAQWGFELEGNNDGRGKMRFVQDADSIVGKSSLRFTPDPYPGMYATAIFPGARDAKWDFSAKTKIRFWIKAVNPNLSGFQNPGPVLWLYCKDGSVKIEPSKGRNLFGDLPFSEARWTWMPVEVPLAGDADWTRTDSGRIDLRLVTGIGLSLDSWDAEPFTIWLDGLSVD
- a CDS encoding radical SAM protein, whose protein sequence is MLVFLIHVRDPQFYALPSKTRAKNGRIRVMGFPPIGIMSLSAVLKRAGHECVMFDQANPDTPNEVIIDEINKRQPALVGLSFLSTTSYPYAKILARTIRATNSKVKLAFGGVFASLNAPLVKLQCPEVDFVCRGDGEQLLLDLLNHLDDPTPVESVTWMKDGKIVENPNRKPDRNLDQWPFPDRESLPLDFVESMPLDVPAVLSLDRFTTMQTSRGCPWTCVFCDIPIFNEGKWRSRSPQHVLAEFKQLQEQGYGAVYFVDDHFLLQPKRIEAICNGLVEQGNTIQWGCEGRVDSVAQHLFPAMAKSHCRTLMFGLESGSQKMLDRLRKEQTLEEMETAIRNAKKSGIEIVHGFFVVGIPGETVEDMKATFDFAARLPLDTFGFNRLCVYRGTPLWQEFVKRGLLNEATDWYKYFKCSAIDPTCLQGELINDTRRAGLRHLFIYKLLHYPVQTFKLLRRFLRYMPARDVIYLIIKPFLGKKRGATKAEVLSRAVEHGESKDAAALLTQLSEERLEHVFQESMAERRRIQQEAGMAASTH